Proteins from a single region of Streptomyces sp. HUAS 15-9:
- a CDS encoding acetoacetate decarboxylase family protein: MARVRYGARTEAELTAARTAGAKLPDIWSTGVVALWETDPDAVAAVLPPPLEPTARPLVRVNISKVDLPGYPLGAGSFAVAAAHDSVEGWYPLVMPMTHERALIGGREVFGEPKKLGEVTVERDGLVVRAALARHGIAFVEVRGAVTGPLPLPESSRKTDFYFKFLPAVDGSGFDADPVLVHCVRHEKVRRLEGITGDVVLRESMYDPVADLPVRRLLEITLGEKTSDQSGRVVERVGAQALLPYVHQRYDDPRQVLDAPPEGSA, from the coding sequence ATGGCACGCGTACGGTACGGCGCACGGACCGAGGCGGAGCTCACCGCCGCGCGCACCGCGGGCGCGAAGCTCCCCGACATCTGGTCCACCGGTGTGGTGGCCCTCTGGGAGACCGACCCGGACGCGGTCGCCGCGGTCCTGCCGCCCCCGCTCGAACCGACGGCACGGCCACTCGTCCGGGTGAACATCAGCAAGGTTGATTTACCCGGATACCCGCTCGGCGCCGGTTCGTTCGCCGTCGCCGCCGCCCATGACTCGGTCGAGGGCTGGTACCCGCTCGTCATGCCGATGACCCACGAACGCGCCCTCATCGGCGGCCGCGAGGTCTTCGGGGAGCCCAAGAAGCTCGGCGAGGTGACCGTGGAGCGCGACGGTCTCGTCGTCCGTGCCGCGCTCGCCCGGCACGGCATCGCCTTCGTGGAGGTGCGCGGGGCGGTGACTGGCCCCCTGCCCCTGCCGGAGTCCTCCCGCAAGACCGACTTCTACTTCAAGTTCCTTCCCGCGGTGGACGGTTCCGGCTTCGACGCCGACCCGGTGCTCGTGCACTGCGTGCGCCACGAGAAGGTCCGCAGGCTGGAGGGGATCACCGGGGACGTCGTCCTGCGGGAGTCCATGTACGACCCGGTCGCGGACCTGCCCGTCCGCCGCCTGTTGGAGATCACCCTCGGCGAGAAGACCAGCGACCAGAGCGGCCGGGTCGTCGAACGGGTCGGCGCGCAGGCCCTGTTGCCGTACGTCCACCAGCGCTACGACGATCCGCGGCAGGTTCTCGACGCGCCTCCCGAGGGGAGCGCCTGA
- a CDS encoding SDR family NAD(P)-dependent oxidoreductase yields the protein MELRAGQVAVVTGAAGGIGLAMARRFAAEGLKVVLADVEETALEKAAADLRADGADVHARVVDVGEREQVLDLAESAYDTYGAVHVLCNNAGVGSGAEGRMWEHEPNDWQWAFAVNVWGVFHGIQAFLPRMLASGEPGHVVNTSSGDGGIAPLPTASVYAVTKAAVVTMTESLYAHLKAEHARVGASVLFPGPHMLRTGLWESHRNRPARYAKQRPRKAPYRSLGQWEAAMREAGQEVRFTPVEEVADLVVDGIRADRFWLLPASEHSDAQIRARARSMLDRANPSYLESFILDRD from the coding sequence ATGGAACTGAGGGCGGGACAGGTCGCCGTCGTCACCGGAGCGGCCGGCGGGATCGGCCTGGCGATGGCCCGGCGGTTCGCCGCGGAGGGTCTCAAGGTGGTCCTCGCCGACGTCGAGGAGACCGCACTGGAGAAGGCCGCGGCGGACCTGCGCGCGGACGGTGCCGACGTGCACGCGCGCGTGGTCGACGTCGGCGAGCGCGAACAGGTCCTGGACCTCGCGGAGTCGGCGTACGACACCTACGGGGCCGTCCATGTCCTGTGCAACAACGCCGGGGTCGGCTCGGGCGCCGAGGGACGCATGTGGGAGCACGAACCGAACGACTGGCAGTGGGCGTTCGCGGTCAACGTTTGGGGCGTCTTCCACGGCATCCAGGCGTTCCTGCCGCGGATGCTCGCCTCCGGCGAGCCCGGTCACGTCGTCAACACGTCCTCCGGTGACGGCGGCATCGCCCCGCTCCCCACCGCCTCCGTGTACGCCGTCACCAAGGCGGCCGTCGTCACCATGACCGAGTCCCTGTACGCCCATCTGAAGGCGGAGCACGCGCGCGTGGGCGCCTCGGTGCTCTTCCCCGGGCCGCACATGCTGCGCACCGGCCTGTGGGAGTCGCACCGCAACCGGCCCGCCCGGTACGCCAAGCAGCGGCCCCGCAAGGCCCCGTACCGCAGCCTCGGCCAATGGGAGGCCGCGATGCGCGAGGCGGGCCAAGAAGTGCGCTTCACGCCGGTCGAGGAGGTCGCGGACCTCGTCGTGGACGGCATCCGCGCGGACCGCTTCTGGCTGCTGCCCGCGAGCGAGCACAGCGACGCGCAGATCCGGGCACGGGCGCGCTCGATGCTCGACCGTGCGAACCCGTCGTACCTGGAGAGCTTCATCCTGGACCGAGACTGA